In a single window of the Cucurbita pepo subsp. pepo cultivar mu-cu-16 chromosome LG18, ASM280686v2, whole genome shotgun sequence genome:
- the LOC111780689 gene encoding pentatricopeptide repeat-containing protein At4g28010-like has protein sequence MNAQAHLLKRCPVRVLRIHYIQPFSSIPLPNSVNDIDSHLISLCKNLTPRNANEAFSVFHNAIASNSLPSGLTCNSLMAALTRTRNYEMALSVYGKMSFANVFVGFRSLCCLIECFVYTRGVKFAFGVVGLIIKQGYIVSTFVFNVMLTGLCRIGDVKRATELFHEMKRFSVLPDVISYNVLVNGLCKTEKFEEALRFLEEMEAICQPNMVTYTTMVDGLCKGGRLDIAEGILDRMKKKGLQGDVVMYSAVISGFCNNGNFSRGKELFNEMLEMGICPNVVTYSCLMHGLCKEGQWEEAKAMLNHMTDRDICPDVVTYTCLIDGLCKNRRAKQALNILNLMLEKGEEPNTITYNVLIDGLCKGGLIEESCKILDMMIEKGKKPDIVTYNTLLLGLCKDGKVDEGIKLFNLTLKDKRCVSPNVVTFNMLIQGLCNEGRVEEAVEVYNTMSEHGIAGNLMTFNFLIGGYLEAGMIDKAMETWKRVINSGFVPNSITYSIMIKGLCGLGMTSMAKGLFGRMSTHGPSPTMIDYNTLISSMCKEGSLGQAKSLFQEMSNVNLEPDIITFNTIINGSLKAGDLSYSKELLMDMIGKGLAPDALTFSTLINRLSKIGQMCEAKIVFEKMIACGLTPDAFVYDSLLKGFSLNGETKEIIDVLHQMAEKGVILDQELTCTILTCLCQSSDLPDILESLQKFSHPTSDGNQMTCRELLMRLEKSYPELKIAVENCSNGQR, from the coding sequence ATGAATGCTCAAGCTCATCTCCTCAAACGCTGCCCTGTTCGAGTTCTTCGCATCCACTACATTCAGCCGTTTTCTTCGATCCCTTTGCCAAATTCTGTTAACGATATCGATTCCCACTTAATTTCCCTCTGCAAAAATCTGACTCCACGAAACGCCAACGAGGCGTTTTCTGTCTTTCACAATGCCATCGCTTCTAATTCTCTTCCTTCTGGATTAACCTGCAACTCACTCATGGCTGCTCTCACGAGGACGAGGAATTACGAAATGGCTTTATCTGTTTATGGTAAGATGAGTTTTGCAAATGTGTTCGTAGGTTTCAGATCACTTTGTTGTTTAATCGAATGCTTTGTTTATACTCGTGGGGTGAAATTTGCCTTTGGGGTTGTGGGATTGATTATCAAGCAGGGTTATATAGTTAGTACATTTGTTTTCAATGTTATGCTGACGGGATTGTGTCGAATTGGTGATGTGAAGAGAGCAACGGAGTTGTTTCATGAAATGAAAAGGTTTAGTGTATTACCAGATGTGATTAGTTATAATGTACTCGTGAATGGACTCTGCAAGACTGAGAAATTCGAAGAAGCGCTTCGATTTCTCGAAGAAATGGAGGCGATATGCCAGCCAAATATGGTGACATATACAACCATGGTGGATGGGCTTTGTAAGGGTGGAAGATTAGACATAGCTGAGGGTATATTGGatagaatgaagaagaagggattGCAGGGGGATGTTGTTATGTATAGTGCTGTTATAAGTGGTTTTTGTAACAATGGGAATTTCTCTAGGGGAAAAGAACTCTTCAATGAGATGCTAGAGATGGGAATTTGTCCTAATGTAGTTACATATAGTTGTTTGATGCATGGTTTATGTAAGGAAGGGCAATGGGAAGAAGCAAAAGCAATGTTGAATCATATGACGGACCGTGATATATGTCCCGATGTTGTCACTTATACATGCTTGATTGACGGGCTTTGCAAAAACAGGAGAGCTAAGCAAGCGTTGAACATATTAAATCTGATGCTCGAGAAAGGTGAAGAACCTAATACTATCACTTATAATGTTTTGATAGATGGTTTGTGCAAAGGGGGACTAATAGAGGAGTCTTGTAAAATCTTGGATATGATGATagagaaggggaagaagccTGATATTGTTACTTATAATACTTTGCTCCTAGGACTTTGCAAGGATGGGAAGGTTGATGAAggaattaaactttttaatttgacATTGAAGGATAAACGCTGTGTTAGCCCTAATGTTGTGACGTTTAATATGCTGATTCAAGGGCTCTGTAATGAAGGTCGTGTTGAGGAGGCCGTGGAGGTCTATAATACAATGAGTGAACATGGAATAGCTGGGAACTTGAtgactttcaattttctaatcGGAGGTTATCTCGAAGCGGGAATGATCGACAAGGCTATGGAAACGTGGAAGCGTGTAATAAACTCGGGATTTGTTCCTAATTCAATTACCTACAGCATAATGATTAAAGGACTTTGTGGCTTGGGTATGACTAGCATGGCTAAAGGACTTTTCGGTAGAATGAGTACACACGGGCCTAGTCCAACCATGATTGATTACAATACATTGATTTCATCCATGTGCAAGGAAGGGAGTTTAGGCCAAGCCAAGAGTTTGTTTCAAGAGATGAGTAATGTAAATCTAGAACCGGATATTATTACATTCAATACCATAATCAATGGGTCTCTAAAAGCCGGGGATTTGTCGTATTCCAAAGAACTACTAATGGACATGATTGGAAAAGGCTTAGCTCCAGATGCTTTGACGTTTTCAACGTTAATCAACCGATTATCGAAAATTGGTCAGATGTGTGAAGCTAAGATTGTTTTTGAGAAAATGATTGCTTGTGGTTTGACTCCGGACGCGTTCGTATATGACTCCTTACTAAAGGGATTTAGTTTGAATGGTGAAACTAAGGAAATTATTGACGTGCTCCACCAAATGGCAGAAAAGGGTGTCATTCTTGACCAAGAATTAACTTGCACCATCTTAACATGCCTTTGCCAGAGTTCAGATCTTCCTGATATCTTGGAGTCTCTGCAAAAATTTTCCCATCCAACGTCGGATGGAAACCAAATGACATGCCGTGAATTGTTAATGAGACTCGAGAAATCTTATCCAGAGCTTAAGATAGCAGTCGAAAATTGCAGTAACGGCCAGAGATAA
- the LOC111780214 gene encoding protein CASP: protein MESPKGGSERDKPPNSSSSASPVSVVSSFWQEFDLEKEKSALDEQGLRIAENQENSQKNRRKLAESTRDFKKAQPEEKLNLFSSLLKSYQEEVDNLTKRAKFGENAFLNIYQKLYEAPDPYPALASIGEQDLKLSELESENRKMKVELEEFRTEATHLKNQQATIRRLEERNRQLEQQMEEKIKEIVEIKQRSLAEENQKALDAIKERERLLQDQLRREQESVSNMKKLHERAQSQLFELRAQSDEERAAKQSEVTLLMDEVERAQTRLLSLEREKGLLRSQLQSANDDTDNKKSDNVDLNSVLENSLSAKEKIISELNMELHKIETTLSSEREQHLIEIKNLNASINEKEAAIGEMKRELQARPTEKMVDDLRKKVKILQAVGYNSIEAEDWEVATSGEEMSKMESLLLDKNRKMEHELTQFKVKLSEKSSLLDTAESKIAELTEKVAEQQKLIQKLEEDILKGYNSKDQKGNLFDDWDLSEPRGELSENVDRKHFPLDQDQSSMLKVICSQRDRFRARLREAEEEIRELKEKIGQLSVELEKTKADNVKLYGKIRYVQDYNLEKVVSRGSKKHPADLESGSMSDVESKYKKIYEDDINPFAAFSRKEKDQRYKELGFRDRITLSSGRFLLGNKYARTFAFFYTIGLHVLVFTCLYRMSALSYLSNGPDEFLAGDKHVNLPHAL from the exons ATGGAGTCTCCGAAAGGTGGATCCGAGAGGGACAAACCGCCGAACTCCTCATCGTCAGCTTCCCCCGTCTCCGTCGTTTCTAGTTTCTGGCAAG AGTTTGATTTAGAGAAGGAGAAAAGTGCATTGGATGAGCAAGGACTTAGGATAGctgaaaatcaagaaaatagcCAGAAAAATCGTCGGAAGCTTGCAGAAAGTACAAGAG ATTTCAAGAAGGCTCAACCAGAGGAAAAATTGAACTTGTTTAGTTCTCTACTCAAAAGTTACCAAGAAGAAGTTGATAATCTCACGAAGAGGGCAAAATTTGGAGAGAATGCTTTTCTTAACATCTATCAGAAACTTTATGAGGCTCCAGATCCTTATCCTGCTCTTGCTTCAATTGGT GAACAAGATTTGAAGTTGTCTGAATTAGAATCTGAGAACAGGAAAATGAAAGTTGAGCTTGAGGAGTTTAGAACTGAAGCAACTCATTTAAAGAATCAGCAGGCCACTATTAGACGACTCGAAGAGCGCAATCGGCAATTGGAGCAACAG ATGGAGgagaaaataaaggaaattgTGGAAATCAAGCAACGCAGTTTGGCAGAAGAAAACCAGAAGGCATTAGATGCAATAAAAGAAAG GGAGAGGTTGTTGCAAGATCAACTAAGACGAGAAcaagaaagtgtttcaaaCATGAAAAAGCTACATGAGCGTGCCCAGAGTCAATTGTTTGAACTTCGTGCTCAATCAG ACGAAGAGAGGGCTGCAAAACAATCAGAGGTCACCCTTCTGATGGATGAAGTTGAGAGGGCTCAGACACGGCTTCTTAGTCTTGAACGGGAAAAG GGACTTCTGCGCTCCCAGTTACAGTCAGCAAATGATGACACTGACAATAAGAAAAG TGATAATGTAGATTTAAATAGCGTCCTCGAAAATTCTTTGAGTGCCAAAGAAAAGATTATCTCAGAATTAAACATGGAACTTCACAAAATTGAGACGACTTTATCAAGTGAGCGAGAACAACATCTTATTGAGATCAAGAATCTGAATGCgtcaataaatgaaaag GAAGCTGCTATTGGTGAGATGAAGAGAGAGCTTCAAGCAAGACCAACTGAAAAAATGGTTGATGATCTGCGTAAAAAAGTGAAGATTTTGCAA GCTGTAGGTTATAATTCAATTGAGGCTGAAGATTGGGAAGTTGCCACCAGTGGGGAAGAGATGAGCAAAATGGaatctcttcttcttgatAAGAACCGAAAAATGGAACATGAACTTACACAGTTTAAG GTTAAACTTTCAGAAAAATCATCTTTGCTGGATACAGCTGAAAGCAAGATTGCTGAACTCACAGAAAAGGTTGCTGAACAACAGAAGTTGATTCAGAAGTTGGAAGAAGACATATTAAAG GGGTATAACTCCAAGGACCAAAAGGGCAATTTATTTGATGACTGGGATCTTTCAGAGCCAAGGGGCGAACTTTCTGAG AATGTCGATCGAAAACATTTCCCCTTGGATCAAGATCAAAGCTCAATGCTAAAAGTAATTTGTAGTCAGAGGGACCGTTTTAGAGCTCGCTTGCGGGAGGCAGAAGAG GAAATAAGAGAATTGAAGGAGAAGATTGGACAACTTTCAGTTGAGCTAGAAAAGACAAAAGCTGATAACGTCAAATTGTATGGAAAGATTCGTTATGTGCAGGATTACAATCTTGAAAAAGTAGTGTCCAGGGGATCAAAGAAG CATCCAGCGGATCTCGAAAGTGGTTCCATGTCCGACGTTGAATCgaagtataaaaaaatatatgaggACGATATAAATCCATTTGCTGCTTTCTCCAGAAAG gaaaaggATCAGAGATACAAAGAGTTGGGCTTCAGGGACAGGATCACGCTCAGCAGTGGGCGATTTCTTCTGGGGAACAA GTATGCCCGaacttttgcatttttttatacGATTGGGTTGCATGTTTTGGTATTTACATGTCTCTACAGGATGTCAGCACTGAGCTATCTAAG TAATGGGCCTGACGAATTTCTTGCTGGAGATAAACATGTAAACCTCCCACACGCACTTTAA